From the genome of Nasonia vitripennis strain AsymCx chromosome 1, Nvit_psr_1.1, whole genome shotgun sequence, one region includes:
- the LOC100116381 gene encoding protein mothers against dpp isoform X1, giving the protein MDDEEGSSSSGPMSSLNSLFTFTSPAVKKLLGWKQGDEEEKWAEKAVDSLVKKLKKRKGAIEELERALSCPGTPSKCVTIPRSLDGRLQVSHRKGLPHVIYCRVWRWPDLQSHHELKPLELCQYPFSAKQKEVCINPYHYKRVESPVLPPVLVPRHSEFAPGHSLLPFQQLTEPTMPHNVSYSSTGFNSSGTTAVGTGVNPTSPISSVGSVPSPGSATTNPTSPYGSNGLPETPPPAYSPPDDGSQHGPSPPPDSTVSSNSANSGGNGNAAMDTSTGSPEVAPVCYQEPLYWASIAYYELNCRVGEVFHCQSHSVIVDGFTNPSNNSDRFCLGQLSNVNRNSTIENTRRHIGKGVHLYYVGGEVYAECLSDSAIFVQSRNCNHHHGFHPSTVCKIPPGCSLKIFNNQEFAQLLSQSVNHGFEAVYELTKMCTIRMSFVKGWGAEYHRQDVTSTPCWIEVHLHGPLQWLDKVLTQMGTPHNAISSVS; this is encoded by the exons ATGGATGATGAAGAAGGATCGTCGAGTTCTGGACCTATGTCTTCTCTCAACAGCCTTTTCACTTTCACCAGCCCAGCTGTCAAAAAGCTTCTGGGTTGGAAACAGGGCGACGAGGAAGAGAAATGGGCGGAAAAAGCCGTTGACTCGCTCGTCAAGAAACTGAAAAAGCGCAAAGGTGCCATTGAAGAGCTTGAACGAGCTCTGAGTTGTCCAGGAACGCCAAGCAAATGCGTGACAATCCCCAGAAGCCTGGATGGCAGGCTGCAGGTGTCTCACCGTAAGGGTCTGCCTCACGTAATTTATTGTAGGGTCTGGAGATGGCCAGATTTGCAGTCACATCATGAACTGAAGCCGCTAGAACTGTGTCAGTATCCGTTTTCGGCCAAGCAAAAGGAGGTCTGCATTAATCCCTATCACTACAAGCGAGTGGAGAGCCCTGTACTGCCACCAGTACTCGTGCCGAGACATTCCGAATTCGCGCCCGGACACTCGCTCTTGCCATTCCAACAGCTCACCGAGCCCACCATGCCCCACAACGTCTCATACTCGTCTACTGGATTTAATTCTTCTGGTACTACTGCAG TCGGTACCGGCGTAAACCCAACTTCTCCGATCTCATCAGTCGGCTCAGTGCCCAGTCCAGGCTCAGCAACGACGAATCCAACGAGTCCGTACGGCTCCAACGGTCTACCAGAGACTCCGCCTCCAGCTTACTCTCCTCCAGATGACGGCTCTCAACATGGTCCTTCACCACCACCCGATTCCACAGTTAGTTCAAATTCCGCAAACAGTGGCGGCAACGGCAATGCCGCCATGGACACTTCGACAGGCAGTCCGGAAGTAGCACCGGTATGCTATCAGGAGCCACTCTATTGGGCTTCGATAGCTTACTACGAGCTCAACTGTCGCGTCGGCGAAGTGTTTCACTGCCAATCCCACTCTGTAATCGTTGATGGCTTCACTAATCCCAGCAATAACAGCGATCGCTTCTGCTTGGGTCAGCTATCAAATGTCAACAGGAATTCTACGATCGAGAACACGAGGAGGCATATTGGGAAAGGGGTACATCTTTATTACGTTGGTGGAGAAGTGTATGCTGAATGTTTGTCAGACTCAGCGATCTTTGTGCAATCGAGAAACTGTAACCATCATCATGGTTTtcatccaagcacagtttgcAAGATACCACCCGGATGTTCACTCAAGATATTTAATAATCAGGAGTTTGCACAGCTGCTTTCGCAGAGTGTTAATCACGGATTTGAGGCTGTCTACGAGCTCACAAAAATGTGCACTATTAG gATGTCGTTTGTAAAAGGCTGGGGAGCCGAGTACCATCGCCAGGATGTGACCTCGACGCCCTGTTGGATTGAAGTCCATCTGCACGGACCCCTTCAGTGGTTGGACAAGGTTCTTACGCAGATGGGTACTCCACACAACGCCATAAGTTCAGTATCTTAA
- the LOC100116381 gene encoding protein mothers against dpp isoform X2, with product MDDEEGSSSSGPMSSLNSLFTFTSPAVKKLLGWKQGDEEEKWAEKAVDSLVKKLKKRKGAIEELERALSCPGTPSKCVTIPRSLDGRLQVSHRKGLPHVIYCRVWRWPDLQSHHELKPLELCQYPFSAKQKEVCINPYHYKRVESPVLPPVLVPRHSEFAPGHSLLPFQQLTEPTMPHNVSYSSTGFNSSVGTGVNPTSPISSVGSVPSPGSATTNPTSPYGSNGLPETPPPAYSPPDDGSQHGPSPPPDSTVSSNSANSGGNGNAAMDTSTGSPEVAPVCYQEPLYWASIAYYELNCRVGEVFHCQSHSVIVDGFTNPSNNSDRFCLGQLSNVNRNSTIENTRRHIGKGVHLYYVGGEVYAECLSDSAIFVQSRNCNHHHGFHPSTVCKIPPGCSLKIFNNQEFAQLLSQSVNHGFEAVYELTKMCTIRMSFVKGWGAEYHRQDVTSTPCWIEVHLHGPLQWLDKVLTQMGTPHNAISSVS from the exons ATGGATGATGAAGAAGGATCGTCGAGTTCTGGACCTATGTCTTCTCTCAACAGCCTTTTCACTTTCACCAGCCCAGCTGTCAAAAAGCTTCTGGGTTGGAAACAGGGCGACGAGGAAGAGAAATGGGCGGAAAAAGCCGTTGACTCGCTCGTCAAGAAACTGAAAAAGCGCAAAGGTGCCATTGAAGAGCTTGAACGAGCTCTGAGTTGTCCAGGAACGCCAAGCAAATGCGTGACAATCCCCAGAAGCCTGGATGGCAGGCTGCAGGTGTCTCACCGTAAGGGTCTGCCTCACGTAATTTATTGTAGGGTCTGGAGATGGCCAGATTTGCAGTCACATCATGAACTGAAGCCGCTAGAACTGTGTCAGTATCCGTTTTCGGCCAAGCAAAAGGAGGTCTGCATTAATCCCTATCACTACAAGCGAGTGGAGAGCCCTGTACTGCCACCAGTACTCGTGCCGAGACATTCCGAATTCGCGCCCGGACACTCGCTCTTGCCATTCCAACAGCTCACCGAGCCCACCATGCCCCACAACGTCTCATACTCGTCTACTGGATTTAATTCTTCTG TCGGTACCGGCGTAAACCCAACTTCTCCGATCTCATCAGTCGGCTCAGTGCCCAGTCCAGGCTCAGCAACGACGAATCCAACGAGTCCGTACGGCTCCAACGGTCTACCAGAGACTCCGCCTCCAGCTTACTCTCCTCCAGATGACGGCTCTCAACATGGTCCTTCACCACCACCCGATTCCACAGTTAGTTCAAATTCCGCAAACAGTGGCGGCAACGGCAATGCCGCCATGGACACTTCGACAGGCAGTCCGGAAGTAGCACCGGTATGCTATCAGGAGCCACTCTATTGGGCTTCGATAGCTTACTACGAGCTCAACTGTCGCGTCGGCGAAGTGTTTCACTGCCAATCCCACTCTGTAATCGTTGATGGCTTCACTAATCCCAGCAATAACAGCGATCGCTTCTGCTTGGGTCAGCTATCAAATGTCAACAGGAATTCTACGATCGAGAACACGAGGAGGCATATTGGGAAAGGGGTACATCTTTATTACGTTGGTGGAGAAGTGTATGCTGAATGTTTGTCAGACTCAGCGATCTTTGTGCAATCGAGAAACTGTAACCATCATCATGGTTTtcatccaagcacagtttgcAAGATACCACCCGGATGTTCACTCAAGATATTTAATAATCAGGAGTTTGCACAGCTGCTTTCGCAGAGTGTTAATCACGGATTTGAGGCTGTCTACGAGCTCACAAAAATGTGCACTATTAG gATGTCGTTTGTAAAAGGCTGGGGAGCCGAGTACCATCGCCAGGATGTGACCTCGACGCCCTGTTGGATTGAAGTCCATCTGCACGGACCCCTTCAGTGGTTGGACAAGGTTCTTACGCAGATGGGTACTCCACACAACGCCATAAGTTCAGTATCTTAA